A genomic region of Solanum dulcamara chromosome 2, daSolDulc1.2, whole genome shotgun sequence contains the following coding sequences:
- the LOC129880979 gene encoding uncharacterized protein LOC129880979: protein MELVYLLFSILSTSFTSFVLSFFFLSRLLLRRLGFRLAGAGAGEDSVSLYEGTVWHERRRPVHHSFRYPVRYALIDLDRSSNPPSDNLSAHEARRISGTTGPVFLLTIPPSVGYVQNPLSLYYCYDTEGSLQNLKKCIAEVTNTPWGERVSFLFNPNSDVVAKSLHVSPFMDMLGNWTMKTNTPGDNLFVTISVNHPKYGEYFSASLMAKRVSSSMNTDLDLFFWLMPHKVALWIYWQALKLWWKGVPFLQHPRYYNPRYRGEAILSDEKLQCCPAFVFDTQNNQQSGEHCSSPAAHSTSRHHGFTWRDAKWPWC from the exons ATGGAATTAGTGTATCTTCTCTTCTCTATACTTTCCACTTCTTTCACTTCCTTCGTactctcttttttcttcctttctcgCCTTCTGCTCCGCCGATTAGGTTTCCGATTAGCCGGAGCCGGAGCCGGGGAAGACTCTGTTTCTCTTTATGAAGGAACTGTATGGCACGAACGACGCCGTCCGGTTCACCATTCATTCCGGTACCCCGTTCGTTATGCACTGATTGACCTTGATCGTTCGTCTAATCCGCCGTCTGATAATCTCTCAGCTCATGAAGCGCGACGCATTTCTGGTACCACTGGTCCCGT TTTCTTGTTGACAATACCACCCAGTGTGGGATATGTGCAAAACCCATTGAGTTTGTATTATTGCTATGATACTGAAGGCTCCTTGCAGAATTTGAAGAAATGCATTGCTGAG GTGACTAACACCCCATGGGGTGAAAGAGTATCATTTCTGTTCAACCCAAACTCAGATGTAGTTGCAAAATCTCTTCATGTTAGTCCTTTCATG GATATGCTAGGAAACTGGACCATGAAAACAAATACACCTGGGGATAATCTATTTGTAACAATTTCAGTAAATCATCCAAAATATGGTGAATATTTCTCAGCTTCATTGATGGCCAAAAGAGTATCATCCTCCATGAATACTGATCTAGATTTGTTCTTCTGGCTAATGCCACACAAGGTTGCATTATGGATTTATTGGCAG GCTCTCAAGCTTTGGTGGAAGGGTGTTCCTTTCTTGCAACATCCAAGGTACTACAATCCTAGATACAGAGGAGAAGCCATACTATCTGATGAGAAGCTTCAATGTTGTCCGGCGTTTGTATTTGACACACAGAACAATCAACAGTCTGGAGAACACTGTTCCAGTCCTGCAGCTCACTCAACTTCAAGACATCATGGCTTCACTTGGAGGGATGCCAAATGGCCCTGGTGCTAA
- the LOC129880980 gene encoding uncharacterized protein LOC129880980, which produces MNMTRGYVILMLLMAAVALCSHQQAVAKNIATYSQSHPSAASSCSDSDKGKIKKCMTEVFSIDKCCPLFKRTIGANCDCYHYAEHVDDLALITLEAYCDVKSPCKEVQVI; this is translated from the exons ATGAATATGACTAGAGGGTATGTGATTCTCATGTTGTTGATGGCTGCAGTTGCCCTCTGCAGCCATCAGCAAGCAGTGGCGAAAAACATCGCCACCTATTCACAGTCGCACCCTAGCGCGGCTAGTAGTTGCAGCGATAGCGATAAGGGGAAAATAAAGAAGTGCATGACAGAAGTATTCTCTATAGATAAATGTTGCCCTTTATTTAAGAGGACAATTGGTGCTAATTGTGATTGTTACCATTATGCTGAGCATGTGGATGATCTAGCTTTGATTACTCTTGAAGCTTATTGTGATGTTAAGAGCCCTTGTAAGGAGGTGCAA GTGATATGA